A region of Flocculibacter collagenilyticus DNA encodes the following proteins:
- the coaD gene encoding pantetheine-phosphate adenylyltransferase produces MNNRAIYPGTFDPITNGHTDLVERAATMFDEVIVAVAINSSKKPMFTLDERVALAEQTLSHLPNVKVVGFSGLLAQFAKDQQANILVRGLRAVSDFEYEFQLANMNRRLNPNLESVFLTPAEENSFISSTIVKEVAIHHGDVSQFVSDTVLTALKEKI; encoded by the coding sequence ATGAATAACCGAGCAATATACCCTGGCACTTTTGATCCCATTACTAATGGTCACACCGATTTAGTTGAACGAGCCGCGACCATGTTTGACGAAGTCATCGTGGCGGTTGCCATTAATTCCAGCAAAAAACCGATGTTTACCTTAGATGAACGCGTCGCACTTGCAGAGCAAACCCTTAGCCATTTACCTAATGTGAAAGTAGTCGGCTTTTCTGGGCTATTAGCGCAGTTTGCCAAAGATCAACAAGCCAATATCTTGGTCAGGGGATTACGTGCCGTGTCTGACTTTGAGTATGAATTTCAACTGGCTAATATGAACCGCCGATTAAACCCAAATCTTGAAAGTGTATTTCTAACCCCAGCTGAAGAAAATTCGTTTATTTCTTCAACGATTGTTAAAGAGGTGGCTATTCATCACGGTGATGTTTCTCAGTTTGTTAGCGACACTGTATTAACCGCGCTAAAAGAAAAAATCTAA